Proteins found in one Melioribacteraceae bacterium 4301-Me genomic segment:
- a CDS encoding glycosyltransferase has translation MSAYEIIFLCAFILYFLQTFIFTLGASKKFPRLSESELPFITILVAARNEEDNILDCMKSLDNLEYPAGKIEIILIDDHSTDKTNAIINDFIKDKPKFKCISAPESVGRLKGKANALAYALKFAKGKVILTTDADCVVSPLWAKTLASYYADNVAFVGGYTTQDDKTIFGGMQAVDFIYLLTVSAGSMNFNRPNSCIGNNMSYLKKAYDEVGGYESIPFSVTEDFSLLKAIHNLGKYKVIYPCDPGSLVTSKPCKDWKSLYWQKKRWGVGGIKNDYLGYLAVFTGYVTHLSIVLMPFIFSAVSLYLTFSKVALDYFFVKTVFNKLGMKLKIVQFFAFEIYFIIYVLVLPFVVLPSRKVMWKGRVY, from the coding sequence ATGTCCGCTTACGAAATTATTTTTCTTTGTGCTTTTATATTGTATTTCTTGCAGACTTTTATCTTTACTTTAGGTGCTTCCAAAAAATTTCCAAGGCTTTCAGAAAGTGAATTACCTTTTATTACAATTTTAGTGGCAGCTAGAAATGAAGAAGATAATATTTTAGATTGTATGAAATCGCTGGATAATCTTGAATACCCAGCAGGCAAAATTGAGATAATTTTGATTGATGATCACTCAACCGATAAAACAAATGCTATAATTAATGATTTTATTAAAGATAAACCAAAATTTAAGTGTATTAGTGCACCTGAATCAGTTGGCAGACTGAAAGGCAAAGCAAATGCTTTGGCGTATGCACTTAAATTTGCGAAGGGTAAAGTAATTTTAACAACTGATGCTGATTGTGTTGTTTCACCTCTATGGGCTAAGACTCTTGCTTCTTATTATGCTGATAATGTTGCTTTTGTGGGTGGGTATACTACTCAAGACGATAAAACAATTTTTGGGGGAATGCAGGCTGTAGATTTTATTTACCTTCTTACTGTTTCGGCAGGCTCAATGAATTTTAATAGGCCGAATAGTTGTATTGGCAATAATATGTCGTATTTAAAAAAGGCTTATGATGAAGTTGGTGGTTACGAGTCTATTCCTTTTTCTGTTACCGAAGATTTTAGCCTTCTAAAAGCAATACATAATCTTGGTAAGTATAAAGTAATTTATCCATGTGATCCAGGCTCGCTTGTTACTTCTAAGCCGTGCAAAGACTGGAAATCTCTTTACTGGCAGAAAAAGAGATGGGGCGTCGGCGGTATTAAAAATGATTACTTAGGCTATTTGGCTGTGTTTACAGGATATGTTACGCATTTGTCTATTGTATTAATGCCTTTTATTTTCTCTGCTGTCTCTTTATATTTAACTTTTTCAAAAGTTGCTTTAGATTATTTTTTTGTAAAAACAGTCTTTAATAAACTCGGGATGAAATTAAAAATTGTACAATTTTTTGCTTTTGAGATTTATTTTATAATCTACGTGCTTGTCCTTCCGTTTGTGGTTCTGCCAAGCAGAAAGGTGATGTGGAAGGGAAGGGTATATTAA
- a CDS encoding DUF1207 domain-containing protein: MLKKIFFVFLITNLIFPQDKSEFFPDKLNIQPFTANPLEPKLGFISKLNTNELRLDIGNSIDFYRYQIDEQVISLGFDLFTYTLLRSENQFHFPVDAVDYLFGINFGYKRKIKGNEFGLRTRISHISAHFVDGHFDGTTQKWRDSINPKVYSREFIELMPYYKLNKMRVYFGFTFLFHVDPSTIKKDNYQFGFDYFLPFKNFDLFSLFLGYDIKLIHLQKYTANNSLVVGLKFGKVDDKGISIYYNYYSGKSIHGQYFDQNRIYSAIGINLDL; encoded by the coding sequence ATGTTGAAAAAAATATTTTTTGTTTTTTTAATTACTAATTTGATTTTTCCTCAGGATAAATCGGAATTTTTCCCAGATAAACTTAATATTCAACCCTTTACAGCTAATCCACTTGAGCCCAAATTAGGTTTTATTTCCAAATTAAATACGAATGAATTGCGATTAGATATTGGTAATTCAATTGACTTTTACAGATATCAAATTGACGAGCAAGTAATTTCACTGGGCTTTGATTTGTTTACTTATACTCTTTTAAGAAGCGAGAATCAATTTCATTTTCCAGTGGATGCTGTCGATTATTTGTTTGGAATCAATTTTGGTTATAAGAGAAAAATAAAAGGAAATGAGTTTGGCCTTAGAACGAGAATTAGCCATATTAGTGCTCATTTTGTAGACGGCCATTTCGATGGGACAACACAAAAATGGAGAGATAGCATTAATCCAAAAGTTTACAGCAGAGAATTTATTGAGTTGATGCCGTATTATAAATTAAATAAGATGAGAGTTTATTTTGGTTTCACTTTTTTATTTCATGTAGACCCCTCAACAATTAAAAAGGATAATTACCAATTTGGTTTTGATTATTTTCTGCCCTTTAAAAATTTTGACTTGTTTTCGCTTTTTTTAGGGTACGATATAAAGTTGATTCACCTTCAGAAATATACGGCAAACAATTCTTTAGTAGTCGGATTAAAATTTGGTAAAGTTGATGATAAGGGTATAAGCATTTACTATAATTATTATTCTGGGAAAAGTATACATGGGCAATATTTCGACCAAAATAGAATTTACTCGGCAATTGGTATAAATTTGGACTTATAA